In the genome of Pangasianodon hypophthalmus isolate fPanHyp1 chromosome 15, fPanHyp1.pri, whole genome shotgun sequence, the window AACTGGATTAGTTTTTgtcatgtctgtgtttttttttctgcaaaccAGGGATACTCTTTAACTTGATCTCATTTgcgacattatatatataaattattttatgactGTATTATTCTGTGTTGTGTGTCAGTGAATTGATTGAGTCATAACTTTATTTATGCCAGTAATTGTAATAATATGGGACCATTTTAAGACCTTAGTGAAAGCactatttggggaaaaaaatgtaaaactgctttaaaaatgtatattgtataaataatgtataatattttgtaaatactaCAATACAAGTGGCAATGATTGTCATGATGTTGCACTTTTCAAGCTGTGTCTAGCGTTTGGAACAGGATATTTTCAGTTTAGGCATTGAGCTGATTTTGCCgtgcagacctggcaaccctgatgtGGATCATTAAGTTGCTGGAAGTTGTGGAACTTTCTCCATCATGATTTCTCTGTATGTCAGTAGTGATCTGTCTTACCACTATTCATCAAACCCCTGGCTTACATAATTTTTGGGAAATTATGGTGTTGTCcttatttctgtgtgtatgctcatgaaaaaaataagatgagAATCATTTTTGACAGATGACCTCCACTCTACAAACGCTGCAagtcacaaaaaaagaaatgctgagTTGAAATAAAAAGGCTTTCGTTCAGTTTGTCAGCCCTTAAGGCAGAGAAATTGTGCATGGCATACTGACTTAACATTTCCAACTccaaaaagatttttaattcaaaagaaagaaagaaggaaagagcaATCTAATGTTATGGTTACATAAGAGACTGTTCTGCAATACAATACAGCCTTGTTTTCAGTTACATGTTGAGTTGGCCACCATGTTTCAATCCTTTACTTATCCAAGATTGGCAAAATACAAACACtggaaaaatacaaacacatatGTAAACCACTGAGCCAGTGCTGAACTGCAGCTTACTTTCAGTGTCTTGCTGCAACCAGAGCTCTTAAACATTACTAATATTAGACACATTCTCAGGTGAATGGGTTTCTCAGCAATATCCAGGGCCTGTATATGAAGATTATAGTGGCCATCCGAGGGATAAAATGATGTTAGTATTGATAATATAATCACATATGTGTAGAAGATATAATGGATATaatgaatgactgaaaattTGACCATGAACCTTATGAAGCATCACATAATTggagactaataataaatggatttaaaaaaaaaaacatgttgaaaaCCTGTGAAAGTAAGCATTTCATGGATGTAGGAATGTAGCAAATCTTCTTTCATCTTTATCTTATCTCTTAGGCACGAGTGGTCAGACTGTTCACACGGACAGTGACCGGTCTGGCTATGTGGGCACTCAGGTGGAGTTGCGTTGTCATTTTGCCAACAGCAAACCACCGGTGAAGATCTCCCAGGTCACCTGGCAGAAGTCTGTCAATGGCACCAAGCAGAACGTGGCCATCGCCAATCCAGCTCTGGGTGTGTCTGTGCTACCAGCTTTTAAAGACCGGGTAAGGTTTAAGAACCCAGCGGTTCGCCAAAGAGCACCTTCACTGGAGGACACGACTATCATCTTCAATAACTTGAAACTGTCTGATGAGGCCACGTACATCTGCGAATACACCACCTTTCCTGCGGGTAACAGGGAGAGCACGGTCAATCTCACCATTTACGGTATGTTAAAGCACATTCAACTATGAGAAAGATACCACGAGTTAAATTACTAAAATTACAATTGGCATCTGGGTACAGTTTATATCAGAACTGAGTTAGTCATGGAGGGAAGAGATTGCCATTATACATTTGGTATTATTTTGGGTGGGTAAGATGGACTCAGTATTATAATGATTACTTATTCGTTGTTTATGCCAACCATTAACCAGGGTAAAGTCAGATTTAATCAGAGTTAATGGAAGACCTGTGAGCTAAACACATTGGCATTTTCTTGGTAAAGAGCCAATGATTTAGTTCAGCCAAGGATACATGTCTTAGCTGGTGACCTGAGTTCATGATGTGGTGTTCAAATTTGGAACAACATACAGTTTTTTGGCTCGATTTTTCTTATTGGGGATTGCAGAGCCAAGATTCCAGtggaaacagttttttttttcctggaaacTCTGCAGCAATCACTTTTAGAAAAACAAGTCATCTACTTGCTGTGCTTAATTCTTCAATtccattacattttatttacatagcacttttaacaatttacattgtcacaaagcagatttatagaaatacagatgtagatttagatctctaatgagcaagcctgaggcgacagAGGGAAGGAAAAACTCTGAGGTGACATCCTATCACCTcctaaggaagaaaccttgataggacccaggctcaaaagggaactcatttTTTGTGGAACTttgtgacaccggatagtgggattataaatcattacagtataaaggTGTCGAAgagtaaagtcaaacagtactaagtgtgtcgAAAGGATGTTCAATATGAGTAGATTGTGAATGAGTCTTGGagtgagcacaggacagtctttaggattacagcagcagttcttaggtacaaatctacactATTCAGGTGAAATTAATGAAAGTTGCATCATTTCTATCCCGCAGCTCGACCGATGGTCCAGATGAGTCTGTCCACACCCACCATAGTGGCAGGATCAAAAGATATGAAAATGACCGTAGCAACGTGTGTCTCAGCCAACGGGAAGCCCCCTGCTGTGATCACATGGGACACTGAGTTAGATGGTGAAGCAAACACTGAGGAGATAAGGAACACTGATGGGACGATAACAGTGCGCAGTGACTACATCATGACACCCAGTCGAGAAGCACATGAGCAGCGACTTACCTGCATCTCCACCTACAATAATGATCAGCAAACAGACAACGTTATTCTCAACGTACAGTGTAAGCAGACATTCTGCATTTCCCTgaggaacaaaaataaaaaaatattcatataagCTTTAAGACCATGTACctccacacacatatatttgtCAAGTTTTacaacatatattttattagaaaaatgcTCTGAtaatgtgtctgtgttgtgtctCTGATGCACAGACGAGCCAGAGGTGAGCATTGAGGGCTTTGATGGAAACTGGTATATAAATCGCGAGAATGTTCAGCTAACTTGCTTGGCCGATGCGAATCCAGCCGTTTCTTCATTTCAGTGGAGATAGTAAGTATGAAGCACTGCTAGACAGATCGCTGGAAACAGTACAACAATATGGGAACATAtgcagttgagtgcaaaagtttgcatgccCTTGGGACGAAATAAAGGTGTTGGGTTTCAGAGATGGGGCTTTGTTATTACAGGTAACAAAGTAGTCAAGCTGTGTATATTAAGATATCtatagtaaaaagaaaaaaaaacagttttatgttttcaaaaatgtgcATCTCCTTTTGTGCCCCAGCCTCTTTGTGTATCCTTGGATCCGTTTTTGGACCCTCTCAGTTGTAATTCTTCCTGACATCTCAGTTCTAACTCTGCCAAACTGCTTGGCTATTGATTTTTCTTACAATATTTGCTCTGCTTTCTTCAGATTAGGCCTGGAGACTGAGAAAgtcatgctgaaatgtatttcttttggttcttttcagtatttttctatacatttttctCATGTTATGAGTTGTTGCCTTCCGTCCTCTTGTTGCCCAGAAAtcatgggggatgcaaacttttgcactcaattgTACACTATGGAAGGGTTAATTCCACACTGGCTTCTTCTTAAGCATTAAATTCAGCCTCaacttaataaaatgtgttgttaagGTTGAATTGTGGGGAAAAGTGGGATAAGTGACAAAAGTGTGATAAgagcgaaaaaaaaaatttctaataTGCAAATAAAGACTATGAAACACCAAAAGGTGTGAAACATGTACAGGCTTCAGTGTGTTCACAGATTTTGAGGAACTGAAATGTAGGGGGGGAAAATGGAAGTGTTCTTTGATTTAAGTGACTTAAAAGATTTGTTCTGTTttcaaaattgttttatatgacagtgctgttaaattctcaactCTGGATTaatgtcctataacagcagctctgacagaagttctggcttgttctaatatgttatcatttctgtagtaacaaatCATTCACATGGAATTgcaggctaataataaatggattacaAACATGTTGtaatttaacaaggaaaaatgtACAGCCTAactgttgatatgatgaagctttccATAAtgagagatttatttaacattcatggaagcaGTCTCCAGCTTTAGCCCTTTTTAATAGTCAGTCAGTTTGCTGCCACAGAGGACTCAGAGAGTTTTCTGGACAGAGGACTTAGcattttgcggtttcttggtaacatgacaagttgcattttttgacttattaacttgaagatagagaaaaaacagaggctggtgagggaatgactttatatttgttataatgtaattgatagcaggaactaacttgtcttgcagacaGTTTTGTGTtctacaacatgaaatgtatctGTAAGTGGTTAAAAATGCATGACATGTTATtccttaataaatgaaaaaaaattattggcaaattgcaaAAGATAAATTAAACAAGGATTGTGCTCTgacaggaaaatgatcaactgtGGGTTGGTAATAGTAAGGCTTTATgttgcatcacaccaccgtCGTTGACGTTTCTTATAACACcacaccccatcatgttttatccTTACATAATAAGCAGTTCAGTTTTTTATACCTTTATGAGGATTTTCCAGCTTATCCATCTCAGTCCATCAgtctgagattctcattagctCAATATCCCAAGAACGAGTGCTTGAATGTTTATAGGATTTATagggaattatcattgtaagcagcagatgaactgatttgattttggaattgatccaaatagggtcaaggtcacagcaaggtcaaatgtctgaaatggtttttcttcaatagcttccttcctgtttgtcatacagagatgttactTACACACTTATGTTCAGGAAATCAAGGCCCTTTATTGGCTAGCTACATTTTTTGCATGTGTCTGTCTATGAATCCATCTGAGATTCTCGTTAGTGTGATATGTCAAGAACGATTGGTTGAACTGATttgattttggaattgatccaaacagggtcgaGATCACAGGAATGGGCAAATGtctgaaatctttttttcttcaattgctTCCTTCCATGTTATATATATAAcctacatatatatgtatgtacataggATATGTTTCCCATTTTgaaatcaacttttttttttttttttttgtcctcgtAGTCTGAACGGCTCCATGCCGAATACAGCTGAGCAACGCGAGGACACACTAATCTTTAAGGGTCCTGTAACCTATGAGATGGCAGGGACATACATGTGTGATGCCACCAACAGTATTGGTACAGGTTCAGCTTCAGTCGAGGTGATTATAACAGGTAAGGGCTGGAATTTAAAGCTCTGAATGTAAAAGTGCTCATCATGCATGCTTTATGTGAGAATGCTATTGTCATTGTATTGGCTGCCTCTGAAACATCACCATTATATAAGCCACTCTTAGTCGTAATGATTTTCTGGAACAGCATCTCATCCTTTTCTGGTTCATCTCAATGTTCTTCAagctgcatgtgtgtttgatgcTTGATGTGATCTGTGCATCTAGTTCATAGATATCTTGTAACAAGACTGAAATACTGCATGACGTCTCATTTATCTCTGTACTCGCTTGCTCATGGTAATGGGCTGTCATGTTCTGTCAAAATTGGACTAGAAGAAATATGCGTTGATACTTGCTGCTGTGTGTCTGCTGCATGCTTGGATCGCTTCTGAGTCAAAGTGCTCAAGTTATCAAAACACTGTCATCCCCTTTCCCTCATTTACCTcccttttcattattttatttaaagctgctgtgtgtaggactataatttttgtttaacatgaaagaaaaaaaacgagtCGGGAGAAAACAGTAGTGGAAATATTCGCACGCATACCCgatgttagcaagctagctgactatcgttagttagttagctaaaaGATGGGGTGGAGAACACAATTCAAATCAAATGACAAAAGAACACAGGTCAGATAATAACAATACACACCTCAGAAGTGACCAAGATATTTGTTTCTTCATACTgtcttttagctagctagctagttacttAGCTAGTTTGCGATCATTGGCTTTGGAGACACATGAATCACCACGTGgccctgcacaaacacacagaccacTAAGAAATCAGAGGGGAGCAAGtttcttctttaaaaagagCTTATGTtttaactaactagctaacattagccagaTAGCTTACATGGGCCTACATTCAGCACTGCAATAAATGACAGCAGGAAAAGTGCATTATGAgagaacaacaacaagaagTCAGCAATCCTGCTAGTCTCTCGCTGTCGTCTGATTCCAAAGAATGAGCACATTTAAACAGCAGAGTCATGGATCAAGTCAGAAATGCACCAGCAGAGCACTGGAAAATCAGAAGAGAAAAGTCAACAGAGGGATttagccagctaatgttagcacGCTAACCAAAACACAAGCTCTCGATGAGGACATTTTGCTTTTTCATGTAGTACTCAG includes:
- the nectin1a gene encoding nectin cell adhesion molecule 1a isoform X1 encodes the protein MFTLAFQFPLIAVLAISGTSGQTVHTDSDRSGYVGTQVELRCHFANSKPPVKISQVTWQKSVNGTKQNVAIANPALGVSVLPAFKDRVRFKNPAVRQRAPSLEDTTIIFNNLKLSDEATYICEYTTFPAGNRESTVNLTIYARPMVQMSLSTPTIVAGSKDMKMTVATCVSANGKPPAVITWDTELDGEANTEEIRNTDGTITVRSDYIMTPSREAHEQRLTCISTYNNDQQTDNVILNVQYEPEVSIEGFDGNWYINRENVQLTCLADANPAVSSFQWRYLNGSMPNTAEQREDTLIFKGPVTYEMAGTYMCDATNSIGTGSASVEVIITESPSSTHAEQQRAGAAIGGAVVCGTVLLAAIILLVVFFHRQRRTFKGDYSTKKQVLANGFGKSSDLSSCPSLPQSLTYPEDLNYPEDEKKPELYGSPSFLGESVQEFHNNPPNRMKTYSPVEDSKRLRYNEQSYRDGYGSEMEVSVDMVPQKDGSVISKEEWYV
- the nectin1a gene encoding nectin cell adhesion molecule 1a isoform X2, which codes for MFTLAFQFPLIAVLAISGTSGQTVHTDSDRSGYVGTQVELRCHFANSKPPVKISQVTWQKSVNGTKQNVAIANPALGVSVLPAFKDRVRFKNPAVRQRAPSLEDTTIIFNNLKLSDEATYICEYTTFPAGNRESTVNLTIYARPMVQMSLSTPTIVAGSKDMKMTVATCVSANGKPPAVITWDTELDGEANTEEIRNTDGTITVRSDYIMTPSREAHEQRLTCISTYNNDQQTDNVILNVQYEPEVSIEGFDGNWYINRENVQLTCLADANPAVSSFQWRYLNGSMPNTAEQREDTLIFKGPVTYEMAGTYMCDATNSIGTGSASVEVIITETPQPLTAAERVMSVLGWVIALGIILSIAAIVFVVNRQQRRKQSETDSDSAGSSPARKKPSSFKKKPADDFQNQGQIYDELPNPADYVSYRLACNKDGHPEQHSPPIQPPLTFLPQHPCTQSNTFTYPTPPGPNTSYTFPKEQYV